One genomic region from Pempheris klunzingeri isolate RE-2024b chromosome 4, fPemKlu1.hap1, whole genome shotgun sequence encodes:
- the LOC139200524 gene encoding cobalamin binding intrinsic factor-like: protein MKTPALLSAALLLLLLLLLPGVPAAGSGQTPINVLVTNSVTNSPNKTYSTYVVYRGILLGGLRRLQESNTGFTFTYTEDPNYGPFLESVNGLAGSPAERTYWELLVSTTGNQIIRPDVGIGCYIPSANEQIILNYNEY from the exons ATGAAgactcctgctctgctctctgcagccctgctgctgctgctgctgctgctgcttcctgggGTTCCTGCAGCAG GTTCTGGTCAGACTCCCATTAACGTCCTGGTGACAAACTCTGTAACAAACTCCCCTAATAAGACATACAGCACATATGTGGTTTACCGGGGAATCTTACTGGGTGGACTGAGGAGACTGCAGGAATCCAACACAGGCTTTAC GTTCACCTACACAGAGGATCCAAACTACGGCCCCTTCCTGGAGAGCGTGAACGGTTTGGCTGGAAGTCCGGCAGAGCGGACCTactgggagctgctggtcagcACAACGGGGAACCAGATCATCAGACCTGATGTCG GTATTGGATGTTACATTCCGAGTGCGAATGAGCAAATCATCCTGAACTATAACGAGTACTGA